One Leptolyngbya subtilissima AS-A7 genomic window carries:
- a CDS encoding 3'(2'),5'-bisphosphate nucleotidase CysQ family protein produces MPPIRPADLSALHQLLIACGDYASQQPKHSFQVFEKGVDDYVTTVDQLLDQKLLAGMQAIFPEDGIITEENRATVQQFRQGEGQGLSSTGDRSLWFVDPIDGTDDFIQGGDHYAVMVGQVVAGIPQAGWIYAPVTRHLVWGGPGWGLFEQTGGGVPQPLMPREPVFDPTKAWSMVIGDKDERRFGAAIARRFPNVQFLSLGSFGLKVLAVITGRAGLYVYLNGRVKLWDTTGPLALAEAAGLICCDLAGQPIRFTEPDIAPQTLAHHQPIVVGWPSYVEALRSPLSDVVSAIGLPR; encoded by the coding sequence ATGCCGCCCATCCGCCCCGCCGATCTGTCGGCTCTGCATCAGCTATTGATTGCCTGTGGTGACTATGCCAGCCAGCAGCCCAAACATTCGTTTCAGGTGTTTGAAAAAGGCGTGGACGACTATGTGACTACGGTCGATCAGCTGCTAGATCAAAAGCTGCTGGCGGGTATGCAGGCGATCTTTCCAGAAGACGGCATTATTACTGAAGAAAACCGAGCCACGGTGCAGCAGTTTCGGCAGGGCGAGGGGCAGGGGCTGTCTTCTACCGGCGATCGCTCCCTGTGGTTCGTGGACCCTATCGACGGCACTGACGATTTTATTCAAGGCGGAGACCATTACGCGGTGATGGTAGGGCAAGTCGTGGCTGGCATTCCTCAAGCAGGCTGGATTTATGCGCCAGTCACGCGGCATCTGGTATGGGGTGGTCCAGGCTGGGGTCTGTTTGAGCAGACGGGCGGTGGTGTACCTCAGCCCCTAATGCCCCGAGAGCCTGTTTTTGACCCAACCAAAGCTTGGTCTATGGTGATTGGCGATAAGGATGAGCGCCGGTTTGGCGCTGCGATCGCCCGTCGTTTTCCTAACGTTCAGTTTCTCTCCTTGGGCAGCTTTGGACTGAAGGTGTTGGCAGTGATTACTGGCCGGGCGGGCTTATACGTCTACCTCAACGGTCGGGTCAAGCTGTGGGACACTACTGGCCCCCTGGCTTTAGCCGAGGCGGCGGGGCTAATCTGCTGCGACCTGGCTGGGCAGCCGATTCGCTTCACGGAGCCCGATATAGCTCCCCAGACCCTAGCTCACCATCAGCCCATTGTGGTGGGCTGGCCTAGCTATGTAGAGGCGCTGCGATCGCCCCTGAGTGACGTTGTCAGTGCGATCGGGCTGCCTAGGTAG
- a CDS encoding DUF1257 domain-containing protein — protein MSHFSTLRTKVTDAEILKQSLSDLGIATKTEADVRGYNGQRVRADLVAVLDGEYDLGWSRNADGSFDLIADLWGVAKKHNQTELINSINQKYAVNKTLAEVKRPGLQNANVKLVLQ, from the coding sequence ATGTCTCACTTCAGCACCCTTCGCACCAAAGTGACCGATGCTGAGATTCTCAAGCAGTCGCTGTCTGACTTGGGTATTGCCACTAAGACCGAAGCTGATGTTCGCGGTTACAACGGCCAGCGTGTGCGCGCCGACCTTGTCGCCGTTCTGGATGGTGAGTACGATCTGGGTTGGTCTCGTAATGCCGATGGCTCCTTTGATCTGATCGCTGACCTCTGGGGTGTTGCCAAAAAGCACAACCAGACTGAGTTGATCAACTCCATCAACCAAAAGTACGCAGTCAACAAGACCCTGGCTGAGGTTAAGCGTCCTGGTTTGCAGAACGCCAACGTCAAGCTGGTGCTTCAGTAA
- the ycf46 gene encoding stress-responsive protein Ycf46, with product MREDLNVLVQAQYPLIYLVTFEEERAEQTIAAVARHLARDPEIKAPMRVFTWTMTRGMVEVGSPGTGTQNNNTVSPEAAVEWVIRQREPGIFIFKDLHPFKDSPAVTRCLRDSIVALKGTRKTIVLMSPVQEIPIELEKEVVLLDFPLPDMAELDEVLSTEMNRARGNSISTEEREKLLKAALGLTRDEAEKVYRKARVMAKRLTAEEVDIVLSEKKQLIRRNGILEFMDVDETLDSVGGLEELKHWLQQRSDAFTERAREYGLPQPKGMLILGVPGCGKSLIAKTTSRLWGLPLLRLDLGRVYDGSTVGRSEANLRNALRTAESISPAILFIDEIDKAFGGAGGSSDSDGGTSSRIFGTFLTWMQEKTSPVFVMATANRVEKLPGEFLRKGRFDEIFFVDLPNAEERKDIFQIHLQKRRRDIERFDLDQLTKVCDGFSGAEIEQGLISAMYEAFAQGREFTQLDIIAAIRATMPLSKTMSEQVTALRDWARQRARPAAASVAEYQRMEF from the coding sequence ATGCGAGAGGATTTGAACGTACTGGTACAAGCCCAATATCCTCTGATCTATTTGGTCACCTTCGAGGAAGAACGGGCTGAGCAAACCATCGCCGCTGTGGCTCGTCATCTTGCCAGGGACCCTGAAATTAAGGCTCCCATGCGGGTCTTTACCTGGACAATGACCCGAGGCATGGTTGAGGTTGGCTCCCCAGGAACTGGTACCCAAAACAACAACACGGTTTCTCCCGAGGCGGCGGTGGAGTGGGTTATACGACAGCGAGAACCTGGCATTTTTATCTTCAAAGACCTGCACCCCTTTAAAGATTCTCCAGCGGTAACTCGTTGCCTGCGTGACTCTATCGTGGCGCTCAAGGGTACCCGCAAAACCATCGTATTGATGTCGCCGGTTCAGGAAATCCCCATCGAGCTTGAGAAAGAGGTTGTCCTGCTTGACTTCCCGCTGCCCGATATGGCAGAACTCGACGAAGTGCTCTCCACAGAGATGAACCGTGCCCGCGGCAACAGCATCTCTACTGAGGAGCGTGAGAAGCTGCTGAAGGCCGCCTTAGGCCTTACCCGCGACGAGGCTGAGAAAGTCTACCGCAAGGCGCGGGTGATGGCTAAGCGTCTTACCGCCGAAGAAGTTGATATTGTTCTCTCTGAGAAGAAGCAGCTGATTCGCCGCAACGGCATTCTTGAGTTTATGGATGTGGATGAGACCCTAGATTCCGTAGGTGGTCTCGAAGAACTCAAGCACTGGCTTCAGCAGCGATCTGATGCCTTTACCGAGCGGGCGCGGGAGTACGGCCTGCCCCAGCCCAAAGGCATGCTGATTTTGGGGGTGCCGGGTTGTGGTAAGTCGCTAATTGCTAAGACTACCTCTCGGCTCTGGGGCCTGCCTCTGCTGCGCCTCGACTTGGGTCGAGTGTACGACGGCTCTACGGTAGGCCGCTCTGAGGCTAACCTGCGCAACGCTCTACGCACCGCCGAATCAATTTCTCCTGCCATTTTATTTATCGACGAAATCGATAAAGCCTTTGGTGGAGCCGGTGGCTCATCCGACTCTGACGGGGGAACCTCAAGCCGAATCTTTGGCACCTTCCTCACCTGGATGCAGGAGAAAACCTCGCCGGTGTTTGTAATGGCCACGGCTAACCGGGTCGAAAAGCTGCCCGGTGAGTTTCTACGCAAGGGCCGGTTCGACGAGATCTTCTTTGTCGACCTGCCCAACGCCGAAGAGCGCAAAGATATTTTTCAAATCCATTTGCAAAAGCGCCGTCGCGACATTGAGCGCTTTGACCTCGACCAGTTGACCAAGGTCTGCGATGGATTTTCCGGAGCTGAAATTGAGCAGGGGCTGATTTCGGCCATGTATGAAGCGTTTGCCCAAGGACGTGAATTCACTCAACTCGACATTATTGCGGCCATTCGCGCCACGATGCCGCTGTCGAAGACTATGAGTGAGCAGGTCACCGCCTTGCGGGACTGGGCCCGCCAGCGGGCCCGTCCGGCGGCAGCCTCCGTCGCTGAGTATCAGCGAATGGAGTTTTAA
- a CDS encoding tetratricopeptide repeat protein, translating into MKPTAAQGMPATLSSQVATPSSPQDGVFQQWYGEGEKLADAGDYDRALRCFEEAAILAPDQVTALVYQAVCLIHLGQPQQALGVADRILAIAPDHPQGWLYRGVALHRLGQYKEAYTSYAQVNQS; encoded by the coding sequence ATGAAACCTACTGCCGCCCAGGGTATGCCCGCTACCCTAAGCTCCCAAGTAGCCACGCCATCTTCACCTCAGGATGGCGTCTTTCAGCAGTGGTATGGGGAGGGAGAAAAGCTGGCTGATGCTGGGGACTACGATCGCGCCCTGCGGTGCTTTGAAGAGGCCGCCATTCTTGCTCCTGACCAGGTGACAGCTCTGGTTTATCAAGCGGTGTGTTTGATTCATTTGGGGCAGCCTCAGCAAGCTCTGGGAGTAGCTGATCGAATTTTGGCGATCGCCCCCGATCATCCCCAGGGGTGGCTCTACCGAGGTGTGGCCCTACACCGGCTGGGCCAGTACAAAGAGGCTTACACCAGCTACGCCCAGGTTAACCAATCCTGA
- the recQ gene encoding DNA helicase RecQ has protein sequence MVGVASPTAAFPSLETALKHHFGYDEFRPGQRSVIEAVLKNQDALVIMPTGGGKSLCYQLPALLKLGVMVVISPLIALMQDQVDSLTDNGVAATCLNSSLDFATIRQREADLLAGKIKLLYVSPERLMSPGFFGLLGQLIQTVGVSGFAIDEAHCVSEWGHDFRPEYRQMSVLREKFPQIGVMGLTATATERVRVDIAQQLRLRDPLVQVSSFNRPNLFYEVRPKSRDGYQELRQQVKQHQGSGIIYCLSRKRVDELAQRLREDGESVLPYHAGLADDVRRENQTRFIRDDVRLMVATVAFGMGINKPDVRFVIHYDIPRNIEGYYQESGRAGRDGEPAHCTLYLAYGDVTTADYLISQKPDEAEQRIARQQLRQMVDYAETTVCRRRVQLSYFGETLGEHLEGPCHQCDNCTNPPPVEDWTVEAQKFLSCVARCQERFGMAHIIDVLRGSQKQKIVDLRHDQLSTHGIGKDRSVDEWRLLGRSLLHQRLVDETTDGYPVLKLNAASWQVLRKQISVEVAVPKDFTPGPAEVSTLEDTPEVAQLLTVLKALRKKLADQQSVPPYVVFPESALRQMAQTRPQTMEAFGQVSGVGSRKLVQYGEVFTDAIRQFCADYGLESDLGAAKGRSRPARERRQGVGDTHRQTLELHRQGLSIQEVAAQRGLKVTTVASHLEQLIRQGETVDIDQLVSADRQRAIIDVLTEMEQGSLTEMRDCLGSTFSYEDIRLVRAAWQMEQQP, from the coding sequence ATGGTTGGGGTCGCATCACCCACAGCGGCGTTTCCCTCGTTGGAGACGGCTCTAAAACATCATTTTGGCTACGACGAGTTTCGCCCAGGGCAGCGATCGGTGATCGAGGCGGTGCTGAAGAATCAAGATGCTCTGGTAATCATGCCCACTGGGGGCGGCAAGTCGCTGTGCTACCAGCTGCCCGCCCTGCTCAAGCTAGGGGTGATGGTGGTAATCTCGCCGCTGATTGCCCTGATGCAGGACCAGGTCGACAGCCTGACCGATAACGGCGTGGCTGCCACCTGCCTGAACAGTTCCCTTGACTTCGCCACCATTCGTCAGCGAGAAGCCGACCTACTGGCAGGCAAAATTAAGCTGCTGTACGTGTCACCCGAGCGATTGATGAGTCCGGGCTTTTTTGGGCTGCTGGGGCAGCTGATCCAAACCGTAGGTGTGAGCGGCTTTGCCATTGATGAAGCCCACTGCGTGTCGGAGTGGGGGCATGACTTTCGCCCCGAATACCGGCAGATGTCGGTGCTGCGGGAGAAGTTTCCCCAAATTGGAGTGATGGGGCTAACGGCCACTGCCACCGAGCGGGTGCGGGTCGATATTGCCCAGCAGTTGCGGCTGCGCGACCCGCTAGTGCAGGTGTCAAGTTTCAACCGGCCCAACCTATTTTACGAGGTGCGCCCCAAAAGCCGCGACGGCTATCAGGAGCTGAGGCAGCAGGTCAAACAGCACCAAGGGTCTGGAATCATCTACTGCCTCAGCCGCAAGCGAGTCGATGAGCTAGCCCAGCGACTAAGGGAGGATGGGGAGTCAGTGCTGCCCTACCATGCTGGCTTAGCGGATGATGTGCGGCGGGAAAACCAAACTCGGTTTATTCGCGATGATGTGCGGCTGATGGTAGCTACGGTGGCTTTCGGCATGGGCATCAACAAACCCGACGTGCGGTTTGTCATCCACTACGACATTCCTCGCAACATTGAGGGCTATTACCAGGAGAGCGGGCGGGCCGGACGCGACGGTGAACCGGCTCATTGCACGCTGTACCTGGCTTACGGCGATGTGACCACGGCGGACTATTTGATCAGCCAAAAGCCCGATGAAGCCGAGCAGCGCATTGCCCGCCAGCAGCTTAGACAGATGGTGGACTACGCTGAAACCACGGTGTGCCGCCGCCGGGTACAACTGAGCTATTTTGGCGAAACCTTAGGCGAACACCTAGAGGGACCGTGTCACCAGTGCGATAACTGCACCAACCCGCCGCCAGTGGAGGACTGGACTGTTGAGGCGCAGAAGTTTCTCTCCTGCGTGGCCCGCTGTCAGGAGCGGTTTGGCATGGCCCACATCATCGATGTGCTGCGCGGTTCACAAAAGCAGAAGATTGTGGATCTGCGCCACGATCAGCTCTCAACCCACGGCATTGGCAAGGATCGATCGGTAGACGAGTGGCGGTTGCTGGGGCGATCGCTCCTTCACCAGCGCCTGGTCGATGAAACCACCGATGGCTACCCGGTGCTCAAACTCAATGCTGCCAGTTGGCAGGTCCTGCGCAAGCAAATTTCCGTAGAGGTAGCCGTACCGAAGGATTTTACCCCTGGCCCCGCCGAAGTGTCCACGCTTGAGGACACTCCTGAGGTGGCCCAGCTCTTAACTGTGCTTAAAGCCCTGCGCAAAAAACTGGCGGATCAGCAGAGTGTGCCTCCCTACGTCGTGTTTCCGGAGTCAGCCCTGCGGCAAATGGCTCAGACTCGGCCCCAGACCATGGAGGCTTTTGGTCAGGTTTCGGGGGTGGGCAGCCGCAAATTGGTTCAGTATGGCGAGGTGTTTACCGATGCCATCCGTCAGTTCTGCGCCGACTACGGACTAGAGTCTGACCTTGGAGCCGCCAAAGGCAGGTCTCGCCCAGCCCGAGAACGCCGTCAGGGCGTTGGCGACACCCACCGCCAAACGTTAGAGCTTCACCGCCAGGGGCTATCTATCCAAGAGGTTGCCGCCCAGCGCGGGCTTAAAGTCACCACCGTCGCCAGTCATTTAGAACAGCTAATTCGCCAGGGTGAAACGGTGGATATCGATCAGTTGGTCAGCGCCGATCGCCAGCGGGCCATTATTGATGTGCTGACAGAAATGGAGCAGGGGTCGCTGACAGAAATGCGCGATTGCCTCGGTTCCACCTTTAGCTACGAAGACATTCGCCTGGTACGCGCCGCTTGGCAGATGGAACAACAGCCATGA
- a CDS encoding Mini-ribonuclease 3, with translation MADLTPEPSASLLRLLQFGAHSPAGSLTLEQVNALSPVALAYIGDAVYELFVRGSFLLPPKRIQAFHQQVVNQVRAEQQARQVQQLLPLLTAAEQDLLRRGRNASSRGPRRVDSQIYQQSTAFEALIGYLYLTDQNRLAELLNTIELSVTPSNSQASSENPPG, from the coding sequence GTGGCTGACCTAACCCCCGAGCCTTCGGCCAGCCTGCTGCGGCTGCTACAGTTTGGTGCCCATAGTCCTGCTGGATCTCTGACCCTAGAGCAGGTCAACGCCCTATCTCCCGTGGCCCTTGCCTATATTGGTGATGCGGTCTATGAACTGTTTGTGCGGGGGAGTTTTTTGCTGCCTCCCAAGCGTATTCAGGCCTTTCATCAGCAGGTCGTCAATCAGGTTCGAGCTGAGCAGCAGGCCCGTCAAGTTCAGCAGCTCTTGCCGCTGCTCACTGCTGCTGAACAAGACCTATTGCGCCGGGGACGCAATGCCTCGTCTCGTGGTCCCCGCCGGGTTGACAGCCAAATTTATCAGCAGTCCACTGCGTTTGAGGCTTTAATCGGTTATCTCTACCTAACCGATCAAAACCGTCTCGCAGAGCTGCTTAACACCATAGAGCTGTCAGTTACACCTTCTAACTCCCAGGCTTCCTCAGAAAACCCGCCCGGTTGA
- a CDS encoding STAS domain-containing protein, translated as MGYGFTPCGQQYPDLYLTSNWSTRRFPIAESLTLTVSLRGTRDVRGTYQLFRLTGLLDAFSEPAFRKVMTKYVEAGPNNIILDLATIDFVDSSGLGALVQLVKKATTEGGTVQVVTNPRVTQTVKLVRLEKFLSLQPSVEDAIAHLENPPSE; from the coding sequence TTGGGGTACGGTTTCACCCCTTGCGGTCAGCAGTATCCTGACCTATATTTAACGTCGAATTGGAGCACGAGGAGGTTTCCCATCGCTGAATCTCTAACCCTGACCGTAAGCTTACGAGGCACCCGCGATGTCAGGGGAACCTATCAACTTTTTCGCCTCACGGGCTTGTTAGACGCTTTCTCAGAACCTGCTTTTCGCAAGGTAATGACCAAGTACGTCGAAGCGGGACCGAACAATATCATTTTAGATTTGGCAACTATCGACTTTGTCGATAGCTCTGGTCTTGGTGCCCTGGTGCAGCTCGTCAAAAAAGCGACCACCGAAGGTGGCACCGTGCAGGTGGTGACAAACCCCCGCGTTACCCAAACTGTGAAGCTGGTGCGGCTAGAGAAGTTTCTGTCGCTACAGCCCTCGGTTGAAGATGCGATCGCCCACCTCGAAAATCCGCCCAGTGAATAA
- the carA gene encoding glutamine-hydrolyzing carbamoyl-phosphate synthase small subunit — protein sequence MVFPDAPPAVLVLADGSVFRGWSFGAPGTVMGEVVFNTGMTGYQEVMTDPSYCGQIVTFTYPELGNTGVNPDDEESSRPHIKGAIARNICEIPSNWRSTQSLPNYLKTHKIPGIFGIDTRALTRKLRTAGAMNGAISTTVLDPQELLRQLQDAPSMAGLNLVDQVTTEQTYEWTEVTDDAWAFGPTVPAPGEGAPLTVVAVDFGVKRNILRRLASYGCRVVVVPASATAEQIMSYQPDGIFLSNGPGDPAAVTKAPELVQALLDYSLPTFGICMGHQILGLSLGASTFKLRFGHRGLNQPCGLERQVEITSQNHGFALDAASIPEDTVTVTHLNLNDQTVAGLAHKTLPLFSVQYHPEASPGPHDADYLFAKFVDSMRTHRQQQLPV from the coding sequence ATGGTTTTTCCTGATGCCCCTCCCGCAGTGCTTGTATTGGCCGACGGCTCGGTGTTTCGGGGCTGGTCGTTTGGGGCACCGGGCACCGTTATGGGTGAGGTCGTCTTCAACACCGGCATGACAGGATATCAAGAAGTCATGACCGACCCCAGCTACTGTGGCCAGATTGTTACCTTCACCTACCCCGAGCTGGGCAACACCGGCGTTAACCCCGACGACGAAGAGTCGAGTCGGCCCCATATTAAGGGTGCGATCGCCCGCAACATCTGCGAAATCCCCAGCAACTGGCGCTCCACTCAGTCGTTGCCCAACTACCTTAAGACCCACAAAATTCCCGGCATTTTTGGCATCGACACCCGCGCCCTCACCCGCAAGCTACGCACGGCAGGGGCGATGAATGGAGCCATTTCTACCACCGTGCTCGACCCCCAAGAGCTGCTACGCCAGCTCCAGGATGCACCCTCAATGGCTGGTCTCAACCTGGTCGATCAGGTCACCACCGAGCAAACCTATGAGTGGACTGAGGTTACCGACGATGCCTGGGCCTTTGGTCCCACCGTTCCAGCCCCAGGCGAAGGTGCTCCACTAACCGTAGTTGCCGTTGACTTTGGGGTGAAGCGCAACATTCTGCGCCGCCTGGCTAGCTATGGCTGTCGGGTGGTTGTAGTGCCCGCCAGCGCTACTGCTGAGCAAATTATGAGCTATCAGCCCGACGGTATTTTCCTGTCAAATGGCCCTGGTGACCCGGCGGCGGTGACTAAGGCCCCAGAGCTAGTGCAGGCGCTTTTAGACTACTCGCTCCCCACCTTCGGCATTTGCATGGGCCATCAGATCCTGGGGCTCTCACTGGGGGCATCTACGTTTAAGCTACGGTTTGGCCATCGGGGGCTAAACCAACCTTGCGGTTTAGAACGCCAGGTGGAGATTACCAGTCAAAATCACGGCTTTGCCCTCGACGCGGCCTCAATTCCTGAAGACACGGTGACGGTGACCCATCTCAACCTCAACGATCAGACCGTAGCAGGGCTAGCCCACAAGACTCTGCCCCTGTTCTCAGTGCAATATCACCCTGAGGCCAGCCCTGGTCCCCACGATGCCGACTACCTTTTCGCCAAGTTCGTTGACTCCATGCGCACCCATCGCCAGCAACAGTTGCCTGTTTAA
- a CDS encoding retropepsin-like aspartic protease family protein yields MGSARAIASRFMLSTVAFGLVGCGLSVNTLNTLLPVGPAEVSTEASEAATAPEPLVLPIAAESAPVPPAPTPDSFREAVNRATSAVAIGQSAQSKADWQLAASRWQQAIGLMEQVPSNSPNHAQAQTKAQEYKQHLTAAQRRATGSIVPAAALAPAPKAVLPAGLAAQIPIQGRQGGTPIVAVTLKGSSGAQTFPMLFDTGATGTLITAEMAQAVGVTIVGAIQARIADGSVVSLPVGYVDAVELGGLRREQVIVAIGGSYGLLGQDVYGEYGIAIGSHQINLHQ; encoded by the coding sequence ATGGGAAGTGCCAGGGCGATCGCAAGTAGGTTCATGCTGTCCACTGTGGCCTTCGGTTTGGTAGGCTGCGGCCTGTCTGTCAATACATTAAATACATTGCTGCCGGTTGGTCCCGCCGAGGTGTCTACCGAGGCCTCTGAGGCGGCTACCGCCCCTGAACCGCTCGTTTTACCCATCGCCGCCGAGTCGGCTCCGGTGCCACCCGCCCCGACCCCAGATTCCTTTCGAGAGGCGGTGAATCGGGCTACTAGCGCTGTCGCCATTGGTCAGTCGGCCCAGTCTAAGGCTGATTGGCAGCTGGCCGCCAGTCGCTGGCAGCAGGCGATCGGCTTGATGGAGCAGGTGCCTAGCAACAGCCCCAACCACGCTCAGGCCCAAACCAAGGCCCAGGAGTATAAACAACACCTGACGGCGGCTCAGAGGCGGGCCACGGGTTCTATCGTGCCAGCGGCGGCCCTTGCCCCTGCCCCCAAGGCAGTTTTACCGGCTGGGTTGGCGGCCCAAATCCCGATTCAGGGGCGGCAGGGAGGCACACCGATTGTGGCCGTTACCCTAAAGGGCAGCAGCGGTGCTCAGACCTTCCCCATGCTGTTTGACACCGGGGCCACCGGCACCTTAATTACCGCCGAGATGGCCCAGGCGGTGGGGGTCACCATTGTGGGCGCAATCCAGGCCAGAATCGCTGACGGCAGCGTGGTGAGCCTGCCTGTTGGCTATGTGGATGCCGTGGAATTGGGTGGCCTCCGTCGCGAACAGGTGATAGTCGCTATCGGCGGCAGCTACGGCCTGCTAGGGCAGGACGTCTACGGTGAATATGGCATCGCTATTGGGTCTCACCAGATCAACCTGCACCAGTGA
- a CDS encoding alpha/beta fold hydrolase has product MAVSVLPAAAGLSEPTSIAMAAQVQVAAINTLLADVAIPTAYVAGTDGGNTPPLLLIPGFDSSLLEFRRLLPLLGSQAWAVDLLGFGFSDRTLIPNLSPGAIKLHLYSFWQQQINRPVVLVGASMGGAAAIDFALTYPEAVAGLVLIDAAGFAAGPAMGNLMVPPLDSWATAFLRSPRVRRSISRQAYFDKTFVTADAELCAALHLQCPGWQEALIAFTKSGGYNFLTTKIPAIACPTLVIWGEQDKILGIKDARRFERAIAGCKLVWIPNCGHVPHLEKPQETAAAIAPFVAQLVPTS; this is encoded by the coding sequence ATGGCTGTCTCTGTATTGCCCGCCGCTGCGGGGCTAAGTGAACCCACCTCGATCGCAATGGCAGCCCAAGTACAGGTGGCGGCAATCAACACACTGCTCGCTGACGTCGCTATTCCCACAGCCTACGTGGCAGGAACGGATGGCGGCAACACACCGCCTCTGCTGCTGATCCCTGGATTTGACAGCTCGCTGCTTGAGTTTCGCCGGCTGCTGCCGCTGCTGGGCTCCCAAGCCTGGGCCGTCGATTTGCTGGGGTTTGGGTTTAGCGATCGCACTCTCATCCCTAATCTCTCGCCTGGGGCCATCAAGCTGCACCTGTACAGCTTTTGGCAACAGCAGATCAACCGTCCGGTGGTGTTAGTAGGGGCCTCAATGGGCGGGGCCGCCGCCATCGACTTTGCCCTGACCTACCCCGAGGCCGTAGCTGGCCTAGTGCTGATTGATGCCGCTGGCTTTGCCGCTGGCCCTGCCATGGGCAACCTAATGGTGCCGCCACTGGATAGCTGGGCCACGGCCTTTTTGCGCAGTCCTAGGGTGCGGCGTAGCATTAGCCGTCAGGCCTACTTCGACAAAACCTTCGTCACCGCCGATGCAGAACTGTGCGCCGCCCTGCACCTCCAGTGCCCTGGCTGGCAGGAGGCCCTGATTGCCTTCACTAAGAGCGGCGGCTACAACTTTTTGACCACCAAAATTCCCGCAATCGCCTGCCCTACCCTGGTGATCTGGGGCGAGCAGGACAAAATTTTGGGCATAAAAGACGCGCGGCGGTTTGAGCGGGCGATCGCCGGCTGCAAGCTGGTTTGGATTCCCAACTGTGGCCATGTGCCCCACCTGGAAAAACCTCAAGAGACGGCGGCGGCGATCGCCCCCTTTGTCGCCCAACTCGTCCCCACATCCTGA